In Paraburkholderia youngii, the genomic stretch GAACGCGTAGGCCGGCGCCTGACTCCAGGCGTCCGCGCTAAAGCGCCGGTCCTTGAGCTCGGGCGCCTTGATCGCCGACGTGGTGGCCTGCTGGATCAGTTCCATCGCCTCGCGCGAATAGTCGGTTTGCAGCTTCTGCAAACGCTCGGGCGGAATCGCGGCGGTGGGAATGTTGAGCCCCGGCAGCGCGCCGACGGCCAGCTTGCTGAAGTCGGGCATGCCGGGAAATGCCGGGATTTGCGGAAAGCCCGCCGTGATCTGCGCGAGGTCCGGCATCTGCGGCATTGAAGGCATCTGGAATGCCGCGCCATTGGGCGGACCGCCGAACGAACGCCAGGCGTTCATCCAGGCGTCGAGAAATTGCTGCATGCCTGCGGCCGACGATGCACCGCTCGTACCGGCCTGCTGCGTCTGCTCCTTCGAGGAGTCCGTGCTGGGGGAAGCTGAGGAATGAGATGCTGCCATGCCTGCTTTTGACCGGTAAGTCCTTGCGGACGGGTTGAGAGGCAGGTTCGTGCGCACGGAGCGATTGCTCGCGACTTCGTCACACCCTGTCTCATGAACGAGGAGGAGCTTAGAAGGAACATTCTTGCTCCCCATCACAAGGCATGTCAATGCTTGTTCCCGATTTTGCCGCGGTGCGATATTTTTTTAATTATCGTTTTCCCTGTATGGCAAATCGCGCTTTTGCGAATAAATGTTCCATGCCGCACGCGGATCGAAAAAAGTCCAACGGCGCATGGCACTTAAGCGTATTTGTCCGTTCGCTCGCCCGCAGAGCAGGCGGGGGATTCCCGCTATCGGCAATCCTTCCGGCAGTGCAACAAAAAATGTGCTTGAAGGCCGGCGGAAGGCCTTCAGTGACGGACCTGCCGTGCCATTCGTGAATCTCGAACCGGTGCGCATTCACGCAGAATGAAACTACCGTTCGATTCTAAAAATATGACGAGATGCGCGCGCCACCCAGAATCAATCGGCAATTGATTGCGCGTGTTCGTCGATCCAGATCAACGCGGCCATACGGCCGGTTTCGCGGTCACGGCGATACGAATAAAAACGCTCGCGCAGCGTGACCGTGCACAGGTCGCCGCCGCTGATACGCGTAACGCCGAGCCGCTGCAGGCGCAAGCGCGCCAGCGCTGGCAGATTGGCGAGATATTTGCCGGCATTCGCGAGATGTGCGACGAACGCCTTCGCGGTCGCATCGCGTTGTGCGTCGTCGACACCAGTCATGAAGGCGTCACGGACGTCTGCACCGACTTCGAACGCGTTGGGCCCGATCGACGGTCCGAGGTACGCATGCAACTCGGCGGCCGGCACGCCCGCCAGCGCCGCGACCCGCGCGGCGGTCTGCTCGACGATGCCCGCCGCGAGTCCGCGCCAGCCCGCATGCGCGGCGCCGACCGCGCGCCCCGCTTCGTCGCACAACAGCACCGGCATGCAATCGGCCACCATCACGACGCACGCGATGCCCGCGCGATCGGTGACGCTCGCGTCGGCGCGCGCCGGCGCGCCATGCTCGCGCGCGTGCGCGACTGCATCCTCGGCGCGCACGATGCCGGCGCCGTGAATCTGTTCGAGCCACGCGGTTTCGCGAACACCGGTCAGCGCGACGAGCCGTGCGCGATTGCTCGCGACCGCGGCCGGATCGTCGCCGGTCTTCATGCCCAGGTTCAGCCCGCCGGGCTGGTCGGCGCCGTCGCGCCAGCGGCCGAACGGCGCGTCGCTGACGCCGCCGTCGCGCGTGGTCACGAGCGCGCGCACGCGCGGCGAGACGTTCCATGCGGGCTGCACGACATTGGCAAAACCCAGCTCCGGCAGATTGGCGCTCATGCGTGATCGTCCTCGTCGTGGTCGCTGTCTTCATCGTACGCGCCATCGTCGAACGATGCATCGTAGTCCTCGTCCTCGTCATACGCGTCGTCGAACTCCCCGGCGTCGTCGCGACCGAGGCCGAGCGCGGCCGACAATGCCTCGATGTCGGCCGGCACGTCGGCGCGCCATTGCATCGAGCGGCCGGTCTTCGGATGGATCAGGCCGAGCCGCCATGCGTGCAGCGCCTGGCGCGCGAAGCCGTCCGGCAGCGGCGTGACCGAGCGCTTGCCGCGCGCGCGTCCGTAGACGGGGTCTCCGAGCAGCGGATGACCGATATGCGCGCAATGCACGCGAATCTGATGCGTGCGCCCGGTCTCCAGGTCGCAGTGGATCGCCGTGACCGGCTGACGCTGCCAGATCGCCGCGGCCACGCGTCGAAAATGCGTGCGCGCCGGCTTGCCGGCCGCGCCCGTCACCACGGCCATGCGCGTGCGCTCGCGCGGGTCGCGGCCGATCGGCGCGTCGATCGTGCCTCCATCGGGCATGTTGCCCCACACGAGCGCGAGGTAGCGGCGCTTGACCGTGCGCGCCTGCAACTGACGCACGAGGTCGGTCTGCGCCTCGAGCGTGCGCGCGACCACCATCAGTCCCGAAGTCTCCTTGTCGAGCCGATGCACGATGCCCGCGCGCGGCAGACCCGCCGCGGCCTCGCCATAGCGGTAGAGCAGTCCGTTCAGCACGGTGCCGCTCCAATTGCCGGCCGCCGGATGCACGACCATGCCGGCCGGCTTGTTGATGACGACCAGCGTGTCGTCCTCGTAGACGATCTCGAGCGGCACCGGCTCGGGCGTGAAGGCAAGCTGCTCGGGCAGCAGATCGGGCACGAGCTCGATCGTGGCACCGAGCGGCACCGGCTGGCGAATCTTCGCAGGCTTGCCGTCGACACGCACCCGCTGCGCCTCGATCCAGCTTTGCAGACGGCTGCGCGAGAATTCCGGGAATACTTTGGCGAGCACCTTGTCGAGGCGCTCGCCGGCCAGTTCGTCGGGCACCACGACGCTACGCGGCGCTTCGTCGGCCGCGCGCGCGGGTACGGGCGCCGCCGTGGCCGCGGAGCCTTGCGGACCGCTTTCGGCGAGCGCGTCGCCGGCGAAATCGTCATCGAGGGAATCGACGCCCAACGCGTCGGCCGGGTCGGCGCTTACGCTATAATCTTTGTTGCTATTCCCGGCGCCTGCGGTGCCTGGAGTATTTGAGCGGGTCATTGAATCTGGGTCACCTGGACGTAAAGCTAGACTGGAAAATGCGAGCCTTGAACACCATCACTGAAGCGGCGATCAATTTGGCGGCCATCAAGAAGGCGGCCCGGAAAGTGGCCGGATACATTGCGTGCGCCGCGGCCGTCGTCGCTGTTGCGGCTTGCCACGGCCTGCCGGAGAAGACCGACGAAACGGCAACGTGGAACAACAACAAATTATATACGGAGGCGAACGACGCCCTGACCGGTGGTGACTGGGGCAAGTGCGCGAAGTATTTCGAGCTTCTCGAGGGCCGCGACCCGTTCGGCCACTTCGCCCAGCAGGCGCAGATCAACGTCGCGTACTGCAACTGGAAAGACAACGAAAACGCCGCCGCCGACCAGGCCATCGACCGCTTCATCCAGTTGCACCCGGATCACCCGGACATCGCCTACGCGTATTACCTGAAGGGCATGATCCACTTCAATGACGACCTCGGTCTGTTCGGCCGCTTCTCGGGCCAGGACATGAGCGAGCGCGATCCGAAGTCGCTGCGCGAGTCGTATGACGCGTTCAAGGTCGTGGTGGACCGCTTCCCGAACAGCAAGTACGCGCCGGACGCTGCGCAGCGCATGCGCTACATCGTGAACGCGCTGGCATCGCACGAAGTCCACGCGGCGGACTACTACTACCGCCGCGGCGCCTATGTCGCCGCGATCAACCGCGCGCAGCTCGCCTTGCGCGAGTACAAGAACGCGCCGGCCATCGAAGACGCGCTGCACATCATGATTCTGTCGTACCAGAAGCTGAACAACCAGCAACTCGCTGACGACACGCGCCGCGTGCTGGCCGGCACTTTCCCCGACAGCCCGTACGTGACCGGCCACGCACGGCCCGGCACGGCGAAGTCGTGGTGGCAGTTCTGATTCCCCACGCGCCGACGGCACACTGACCGTCGTCTGAAAACGAAAACGCCACGACCTCGGTCGTGGCGTTTTCGTTCATGCGCGCCGCGAGACTCAATCGCGCTCGAACAGCGCAATCGATTCCACGTGCGACGTATGCGGGAACATATTGACGACGCCCGCGCCCACCAGCCGATAGCCGGCCTCATGCACGAGCAGCCCGGCATCCCGCGCGAGCGTGGCCGGCGCGCACGACACGTAGACGATGCGCTTCGGCAGCGGCCCGTTGCCGCTCTGCGCGATCTCCGCGAGCGCCTTCGCGATCGCGAGCGCGCCTTCGCGCGGGGGATCGACCAGGAACTTGTCGAAGTGGCCGAGCGCGCGCAGGTCGTCGGCGGTGACTTCGAACAGATTGCGGCACGCGAACGACGTATGCCCGGCGACGCCATTGAGCTCCGCGTTCGCGAGCGCGCGCTGGGTCAGCACTTCGCTGCCCTCGATACCGACCACTTCCCGCGAAATTCGCGCGAGCGGCAGCGTGAAATTGCCGATACCGCAGAACAGGTCGAGCACGCGGTCCGTGCGCGCCGGCGCCAGCAGGCGCAACGCGCGGCTCACCAGCACACGGTTGATCGCGTGATTGACCTGGGTGAAATCAGTCGGCTTGAACGGCATGCAGATGCCGTATTCCGGCAGCGTGTAGTCGAGCTGCACGTCGAGCGGATAAAGCGGCGTGACTGTGTCGGGACCACCCGGCTGGACCCAGAACTGCACCTTGTGCTCGTCCGCGAACTCGCGCAGCACCTGCTCGTCCGCGGCTGTCAGCGGTTCGAGGTTGCGCACGACGAGCGCCGTGACCGAGGAGCCGACTGCGAGCTCGAGCTGCGGCATACGGTCGTAGATCGACAGCTTGCGGACCATGAAGCGCAGCGGCATCAGCATCGCCGACACATGCGGCGGCAGCACCTCGCAGGTCTTCATATCGGCGATATAGCTGCTCTTCTTCTCGTGAAAGCCGATGCGCATGCCGCCGCGCTCCGGCAGATAGCGCACCGCGAGCCGCGCGCGATAGCGATAACCCCAGGACGGCCCGTGAATCGGCCGGAACACCGTTTCGGGGCGCAGCTTCGCCAGATGCTGCAGGTTGTCCTCGAGCACGCGCTGCTTGACCGCCACTTGCGCGCGCATGTCCAGATGCTGCATCGAGCAGCCGCCGCAGATGTTGAAGTACGTGCATTTCGGCGTCGTGCGGATCACGCTTTCGCGGAACACCTGGACGACTTCGGCCTGTTCGAATTTCGGCTTGCTGCGATGCGTCGAATAACTGACGAGTTCACCCGGCAGTGCGCCTTCGACGAACACAACCTTGCCTGGCGTGCCGTCTTCACTCGCGGTGCGGCCCACGCCGCGCGCTTCCATATCGAGCGAAACGATTTCGATGACCGGTTCGTTGCCGGTAATGACGGGCGCCGGCGCCGGGGCGTGCGCCTTCGCATGCTTCGATGAGCGCCGCGGCGAGCGACGTTGGGGGGCAGTTCGGGACACCTGCGGACTTCCTGACAAACTATGGGGAAAGGCGAGATTGTAGACCAAGCGCCGAGCCTGCCAGTGGCGTGGTCGGGACCACGCCCGGAGCGCGTGTGGATCGCGGCCCGGATTGCGGCGCGGCGCCCCGGCGGACGCACTACTTGCGCGCCGTTACGGCTCGAACGCCGCCAGATACTCGGCCCACTGTGGCGCGGTTTCCAGCGCCAGCGCATTCTTCACGAGGTTGATCTCATCAGCATACTCCGACGGCGAAAAGCCGCCGCGCATCAACTGGAAGCGGCAATACAGCAGATACGTATTGACGACGTCGGTCTCGCAGTAATTGCGGATTTCCTCGATGCGCCCTTGCTGGAACGCCTGCCACACCTGACTGCCGTCCATGCCCATCTTGCCCGGAAAGCCGCACATCTTCGCGAGCGCGTCGAGCGGCGCGTTAGCGCGCGCCTGGTACATTGCCAGCACGTCCATCAGGTCGGTGTGGCGCGCGTGGTAGCGGCTGATGTAGTTGTTCCACTTGAAGTCGCGGTCGTCCTCGCCGAGATCCCAGAACCGGTAGGCCGGGATGCCGTTGACGAGCGCGCGATAGTTGAGCACCGGCAGATCGAATCCGCCGCCGTTCCACGACACGAGCTGCGGCGTGTACTTTTCGATCACACGATAGAACGACTGCACGAGCGTCGCCTCGCCGTCCTCGGGCGTGCCGAGCGAGCGCACGCGAAAACCGTTGTTGTCGCGGAACACGCAGGAAATCGCCGCGACCCGTTGCAGGTGATGCGGCAGAAAATCGCTGCCGGTTTTTTCGCGGCGCGCGGCGAACGCATGCTCGGCGACATCGGCGTCGCTCATCGACGCGGGCAAATCTTCAAGACGGCGGATGCCGGCGACATCGGGAATCGTCTCGATGTCGAAAACAAGAATCGGTGTCATCAGGTCAGAGAACGGCGTCTTTGCGGACACCGTTTGAGGCGAAGAAGCGCTTGAGCCGCACCAGTGCTTCCTGTTGGATCTGGCGCACACGCTCGCGCGTAAGGCCCATTTCGTCGGCCAGCTCCTCGAGCGTGGCGGGCTCGATATGATTCAGACCGAAGCGCCGCTCGATCACATGGCGGTGCTTGTCCGACAAACGCGCGAGCCATGCGCGTGTCAGAGTTTCGAGCTCGCGATGCTGCACCTCGGCGTCTGGCGACTGGCTCTGGTCGTCCGACAGCAAATCGAGCAGGCTGCTCGCCGGATCGAGGTCGAGCGGCGCGTCTAGCGACGCGGTGTGCTCGTTCAGCGCAAGGATGTCGGTGACTTCGTCGGTGGTCTTGCCGGTCAGATAGGCGATGTCATCGATGCTCGCGTCGCGGCGCTCGGCGGCTTCGCCCGAATTCATCGAGTTCTTTTCCAGATGGCGCTTCGCACGCAACACCTGGTTGAGCTCACGAATCACATGCACCGGTAAGCGCACGGTGCGCGCCTGGTTCATGATCGCGCGCTCGATGCTCTGGCGAATCCACCATGTCGCGTAAGTCGAAAAACGGAAGCCGCGAGTCGGATCGAATTTTTCGATTGCGTGCATCAGGCCGAGATTGCCCTCCTCGATCAGATCGAGCAGCGGCACGCCGCGATTCAGATAACCCTTGGCAATGCTGACGACCAGCCGCAGATTGCGCTCGATCATCACCTGCCGCGCTTCGAACTCGCCGGCCTTGGCAAGGCGCGAATATTTCTGCTCTTCCTCGACGGTGAGCAGCGGCTTCACGCTGATGCGGTTTAGATAATGCTGGATCGTGTCGGCCGTGAGTTCGGCCTGCAGCAGTGCGCGGAAATCGTCGGCGTCGGGCACGGCGTCGCCGGTGCTTTCGCGCGCGTCGGAGCCCTCGCTGTCGTCGAGGCCGCTCTGGCGTTCGTCGAGATCGCGCTCCTCGACGATCTCCTCTTCCACTTCCGAAGCGCCGCTTTCGTCCACTGCGGCGGACGTGACTTCGCTGATCGTCTCAGACTCGGCTTGCGGCGGGCGGCGCTTCGATTTCGGCATGGTCGTATCGCTTATTGCGGCGGCAAATACTTCAGTGGGTCGACTGGTTTACCCTGTCGGCGAACTTCGAAATGCAACATCACGCGGTCGGAATCGCTATTGCCCATCTCAGCGATCTTCTGCCCTTTCGTTACCGCGTCCCCCTCTTTTACCATCAAAGCGCGGTTGTGTGCATACGCGGTGAGATAAGTTGCATCATGCTTGATGATAATGAGATTGCCGTAACCACGCAGCCCATTTCCCGCATAGACGACGCGACCATCGGCCGACGCTTTAACCGGCTCGCCCGCGGAGCCGCCGATATTGACGCCTTTGTTGGTCGAGTCGTTGAACGTGTTGAGCAGCGGACCGCGCACCGGCCATGCAAATGCTACGTTGCCCGCCGCCGCGCTGCCGAGCTCGGCGTTCGCCGCAGAGGAATTGGCCGGAGGCGCAGCTACCGCGCCGTTCGCGGGCGTACCGTTCGTCGCGCCGCCGTAGAGCGGCGGCATCGCGGCGCCGACCGCGGCCGGCGCGTTGCTGTTCAGCGGCGCGCTTTGCACCGCGCCCGTGCTGCCGATCGGCGCGGTCGACACGCCCGGCGTCATGGCCGCGGTATTCGCACCCGGCGGCACGACGCGCAGCAGCTGGTCGACTTCGATCTGATTCGGATTGGTCAGGTTGTTCCACGTCGAGATGTCGCGGTAATTCTGGCCGTTTTCGAGCGCAATGCGGTACAGCGTATCGCCCGGCTTCACGCGATAGTAACCGGGCGGCGGCGGACCGAGGGGCACCGCCGGTTGCGCCGCGCCCTGCGCGGTGGAAAGCACGCCGCCACCGGAGCGGTCGACGACGGGCGCCTGGTCGAGCCGGGATGCACAGGCCGTCATCAACAGGGACAAGGCGAGCACGCACACGCTGCGCTGGGTTACGGTCAGGGGGGAATTCGGGGTGGTTCTCTGCATCGCGCGCAACATACTCATCGGTGTCAAATCACTCCGGATTTTAAGGGTACAAAGAAAACGCGATCAAGCCGCGACTCGCGCCATTGCGCGGGCCCGAGGCGCTCGACCAGCGTCAGCACCTGGCTCTGTCCTTCCTGCGAGCCGACCGGCGCAACCAGACGTCCGCCGATCGCAAGCTGCTCGAGCAGCGCCTGCGGAACGTCGAGCCCGGCAGCCGCGATCACGATCGCGTCGAACGGCGCCGCCGACGGCAAACCGAGCCGCCCGTCGCCGTAATGCAGCCGGATATTCGGAATGCGCAGCGGACGCAGATTCGTCTTCGCGCGCTCGGACAGCGGCTTGATGCGTTCAATCGAATAAACCTCGCGCGCGACCTGGCTCAGCACCGCTGCCTGATAGCCGCAACCGGTGCCGATTTCGAGCACCGTGTTCGGCGCGCGCCCGGCCGCCGCGAGTTCGATCATCCGCGCGACCACGGACGGCTTCGAGATGGTCTGGTGATGACCGATCGGCAGCGCGGCATCTTCGTACGCCTGAGCCGCAAGACCCGGATCGACGAACATGTGGCGCGGCACCGCCGCCATCGCGTTCAGCACACGCTGGTCGCTGACGCCATTGGCTCGCAGGCGTTCGACCATCCGTTCGCGAACCCGTTCCGAGGTCAGCGCGAGGGCGTTGTTCATCGCGCTGCTGCTTGCGCCGCCGAATGCGCCGCTCATCGCACCGGCTAGCGCGGCGTTCGACGCGGGTTTCGCGCTTTGCTGCGGTTGCGGCTGAAGTGGTGGTGTCGGACGTGCGCTGTGTGCAGACGCACGCGTCGAGGTTTTGCCTGGCTTGACCGACGACTTCGGTGCTTGCTTGACAGGCTGCCCTACCAATGCGCTGGACAACGAGTTCGCCGTTGTCTTTGCGACTGGCGCGGCCTGCGGCTTCGGCGGCATCCCTCCGGTGCTTCCCGTTGGCGAGCCCAACGTAGCGCTCTGCGTCTTCGCCTGGGGAATCACCTGGGGTCGCGTCGCCGGCGTTGACGTTGTTTGCGCCGCAGCGGAGGTCCTCGCTTGCGCTCGCGCGGCCGCGCCGCCCTGCGTCGGTTTCGCCGACTGCTGCCGCGCATTCAACGCCGCGCTCGCCGCGAGCGCCGCCGCGCGCATCTCCCCCGGACGTCCCTCGGGCCGGCGCGGTTCGCGCACCAGGTCCTCGAGACCTAGCGGAAAGCGCTTCGCGCGCTCGCCGGTCATGAACTGCCGCTCCCGGCGCGTAGCCAGTCGCGCGCCGCGGGCAGCATTTGCGTGTAGGTCAGATCGAGCTGCAGCGGCGTGATCGACACGGCGCCGTTCGCGACCGCGTGGAAGTCCGTGCCTTCGCTCGCGTCGCGCGCCTGGCCCGAGGCGCCGATCCAGTAGATCGGTTCGCCGCGCGGATTGGTTTGGCGGATCACCGGCTGCGACGGATGACGTTTGCCGAGTCGGGTGATCTCCCAGCCGCGCAGTTGGTCATACGGCAGGTTAGGAATATTGACGTTCAGCAGCGGATGTCCCGGCAACGGCCGCTCGAGATAATGCGCGACGATTTCGGCGGCAACGCGCGCCGCGTCTTCGAGATGCACCCAGTCTTTGTCGACCAGCGAAAACGCGATGGCCGGCACGCCGAACATGATGCCTTCGGTGGCGGCCGCGACGGTGCCGGAATACAGCGTGTCGTCGCCCATGTTCTGGCCGTTGTTGATACCCGACACGACGAGGTCCGGTGTGTGGTCGAGCATGCCGGTCAGTGCGATGTGCACCGAGTCGGTCGGTGTGCCGTTCACGTAGTAGAAGCCATTCGCCGAACGCAGGACCGAGAGCGGCCGCCACAGCGTCAGGGAATTCGACGCGGCGCTGCAGTTCTGTTCGGGAGCCATCACGGTGACGTCGGCGATCGGCTTCAGCGCTTCGTAAAGCGCGGCGAGGCCCGGCGCCAGATAACCGTCGTCGTTGCTGAGTAGGATTCGCATGCGCCGATTGTAACCGAGGAAAGATGGCACGCGAACGACATGGTCGGCGTCTCTGCATGGCGCGCACGAGCGTCGTGCGAGCCGGGTTTATTCAGGTGCGCGGAGGCTTGTGCCGAACGCAAGGATGCTGCTTTGAGTCGCAATCCGCAGCGCAATGAATCGTACGGTCGTGCGCTTTGCTTTACACTCGAAACCGTTGCGAACCCTGAACGATATGGAGCCACGATGCGCGCGATTCGCTGCAAACAGTACGGGCCACCCGAGAGCCTGGTCGTCGATAACCTGCCGGATCTCGAACCGCCGCCAGGCCATGTCGTGATCGACGTGAAGTCCGCAGCCGTCAATTTTCCCGACGTGCTGATCATCGAGAACAAATACCAGTTCAAACCGCCGCTGCCGTTCACGCCGGGTTCGGAAGCCGCGGGCATCGTGCGCGCGGTGGGCGAAGGCGTCACGCAGTTCAGGCCCGGTTCGCGCGTGGCCGCGTTCACCGGCTCCGGCGGTTTCGCCGAACAGGCGCTCGCACCCGCCGCAGCCTGCGTGCCGCTCGACGACGATGTGTCGTTCGAACTCGCGGCCGCGTTCACGCTCGCGTATGGCACCTCGCATCACGCGGTGGTCGATCGCGGCGCGCTGCAGCCTGGCGAGACGATGCTCGTGCTAGGCGCGGCCGGCGGCGTCGGGCTGGCTGCGGTCGAAATCGGCAAGGCGCTCGGCGCGCGCGTGATCGCGGCGGCATCGAGCGACGAAAAGCTCGCGACCTGCGTCGAGCACGGCGCGGACGCGACGATCAACTACAGCAGCGAGGATCTGCGCGAGCGCATCAAGGCACTCACCGACGGCAAAGGCCCGGACGTGATCTACGACCCGGTCGGCGGCGTGTATGCGGAGCCGGCGTTTCGCAGCATCGGGTGGAGGGGGCGTTATCTGGTGGTCGGCTTTGCCAACGGCGAGATCCCGAAGCTGCCGCTGAACCTGATGTTGCTCAAGGGCGCGAGCGTAGTCGGCGTATTCTGGGGCGATTTCGCGAGGCGTGAGCCGCAGCGCAACCGCGCGGCATTCGAGCAGATGACCGGCTGGATTCGCGAAGGCAAGCTCAAGCCCTATGTGTCCGCCTGCTATTCGCTCGACGACACCGGCCGCGCGTTGCGCGACATGGCCGAGCGTCGCGTGATCGGCAAGGTGGTCATCACGCCGTAGCGCATCCAATCAGGCAGCATGAAAAACGGCGCGGCGCCCGAAGGCGATTTCGGGCGCCGCGCCGCTTGCGATCCACACTCACAGCTTCTCGGTATCTCCGGTGCGCGGCTGCCACTTCATCAAACGCCGCTCCGCGATCCCGACGATCGCGTCGAGAATCAGCGCGAACGCGGTGAGCACCAGAATGCCCGCGAACACGGTGTTGATGTCGAAGGTGCCTTCGGCCTGCAGGATCAGATAGCCGACGCCGCGCGCCGAGCCCAGATACTCGCCCACCACCGAGCCGACGAACGCCAGCCCCACCGACGTATGCAGGCTCGAAAACACCCAGCTCATCGCGCTCGGCAGATACACGAAGCGCAGCAGCTGTTTGCGGTTCGCGCCGAGCATGCGCGCGTTTGCGAGCACGACCGGGCTCACTTCCTTCACGCCCTGGTAGACGTTGAAGAACACGATGAAGAACACCAGCGTGACGCCGAGCGCGACCTTCGACCAGATGCCGAGGCCGAACCACACGCCGAAGATCGGCGCGAGAATCACGCGCGGCATCGAGTTCGCGGCCTTAACGTACGGATCGAACAGCGCGCTCGCGGTCGGCGCGAGCGCAAGCCACAGGCCGACGCCGAGCCCGATCGCGGTGCCGAACACGAACGCGAGCAC encodes the following:
- the pgeF gene encoding peptidoglycan editing factor PgeF, with protein sequence MSANLPELGFANVVQPAWNVSPRVRALVTTRDGGVSDAPFGRWRDGADQPGGLNLGMKTGDDPAAVASNRARLVALTGVRETAWLEQIHGAGIVRAEDAVAHAREHGAPARADASVTDRAGIACVVMVADCMPVLLCDEAGRAVGAAHAGWRGLAAGIVEQTAARVAALAGVPAAELHAYLGPSIGPNAFEVGADVRDAFMTGVDDAQRDATAKAFVAHLANAGKYLANLPALARLRLQRLGVTRISGGDLCTVTLRERFYSYRRDRETGRMAALIWIDEHAQSIAD
- a CDS encoding RluA family pseudouridine synthase, with amino-acid sequence MTRSNTPGTAGAGNSNKDYSVSADPADALGVDSLDDDFAGDALAESGPQGSAATAAPVPARAADEAPRSVVVPDELAGERLDKVLAKVFPEFSRSRLQSWIEAQRVRVDGKPAKIRQPVPLGATIELVPDLLPEQLAFTPEPVPLEIVYEDDTLVVINKPAGMVVHPAAGNWSGTVLNGLLYRYGEAAAGLPRAGIVHRLDKETSGLMVVARTLEAQTDLVRQLQARTVKRRYLALVWGNMPDGGTIDAPIGRDPRERTRMAVVTGAAGKPARTHFRRVAAAIWQRQPVTAIHCDLETGRTHQIRVHCAHIGHPLLGDPVYGRARGKRSVTPLPDGFARQALHAWRLGLIHPKTGRSMQWRADVPADIEALSAALGLGRDDAGEFDDAYDEDEDYDASFDDGAYDEDSDHDEDDHA
- a CDS encoding outer membrane protein assembly factor BamD, producing MRALNTITEAAINLAAIKKAARKVAGYIACAAAVVAVAACHGLPEKTDETATWNNNKLYTEANDALTGGDWGKCAKYFELLEGRDPFGHFAQQAQINVAYCNWKDNENAAADQAIDRFIQLHPDHPDIAYAYYLKGMIHFNDDLGLFGRFSGQDMSERDPKSLRESYDAFKVVVDRFPNSKYAPDAAQRMRYIVNALASHEVHAADYYYRRGAYVAAINRAQLALREYKNAPAIEDALHIMILSYQKLNNQQLADDTRRVLAGTFPDSPYVTGHARPGTAKSWWQF
- the rlmD gene encoding 23S rRNA (uracil(1939)-C(5))-methyltransferase RlmD — its product is MSRTAPQRRSPRRSSKHAKAHAPAPAPVITGNEPVIEIVSLDMEARGVGRTASEDGTPGKVVFVEGALPGELVSYSTHRSKPKFEQAEVVQVFRESVIRTTPKCTYFNICGGCSMQHLDMRAQVAVKQRVLEDNLQHLAKLRPETVFRPIHGPSWGYRYRARLAVRYLPERGGMRIGFHEKKSSYIADMKTCEVLPPHVSAMLMPLRFMVRKLSIYDRMPQLELAVGSSVTALVVRNLEPLTAADEQVLREFADEHKVQFWVQPGGPDTVTPLYPLDVQLDYTLPEYGICMPFKPTDFTQVNHAINRVLVSRALRLLAPARTDRVLDLFCGIGNFTLPLARISREVVGIEGSEVLTQRALANAELNGVAGHTSFACRNLFEVTADDLRALGHFDKFLVDPPREGALAIAKALAEIAQSGNGPLPKRIVYVSCAPATLARDAGLLVHEAGYRLVGAGVVNMFPHTSHVESIALFERD
- a CDS encoding 3'-5' exonuclease codes for the protein MTPILVFDIETIPDVAGIRRLEDLPASMSDADVAEHAFAARREKTGSDFLPHHLQRVAAISCVFRDNNGFRVRSLGTPEDGEATLVQSFYRVIEKYTPQLVSWNGGGFDLPVLNYRALVNGIPAYRFWDLGEDDRDFKWNNYISRYHARHTDLMDVLAMYQARANAPLDALAKMCGFPGKMGMDGSQVWQAFQQGRIEEIRNYCETDVVNTYLLYCRFQLMRGGFSPSEYADEINLVKNALALETAPQWAEYLAAFEP
- the rpoS gene encoding RNA polymerase sigma factor RpoS, which translates into the protein MPKSKRRPPQAESETISEVTSAAVDESGASEVEEEIVEERDLDERQSGLDDSEGSDARESTGDAVPDADDFRALLQAELTADTIQHYLNRISVKPLLTVEEEQKYSRLAKAGEFEARQVMIERNLRLVVSIAKGYLNRGVPLLDLIEEGNLGLMHAIEKFDPTRGFRFSTYATWWIRQSIERAIMNQARTVRLPVHVIRELNQVLRAKRHLEKNSMNSGEAAERRDASIDDIAYLTGKTTDEVTDILALNEHTASLDAPLDLDPASSLLDLLSDDQSQSPDAEVQHRELETLTRAWLARLSDKHRHVIERRFGLNHIEPATLEELADEMGLTRERVRQIQQEALVRLKRFFASNGVRKDAVL
- a CDS encoding peptidoglycan DD-metalloendopeptidase family protein codes for the protein MSMLRAMQRTTPNSPLTVTQRSVCVLALSLLMTACASRLDQAPVVDRSGGGVLSTAQGAAQPAVPLGPPPPGYYRVKPGDTLYRIALENGQNYRDISTWNNLTNPNQIEVDQLLRVVPPGANTAAMTPGVSTAPIGSTGAVQSAPLNSNAPAAVGAAMPPLYGGATNGTPANGAVAAPPANSSAANAELGSAAAGNVAFAWPVRGPLLNTFNDSTNKGVNIGGSAGEPVKASADGRVVYAGNGLRGYGNLIIIKHDATYLTAYAHNRALMVKEGDAVTKGQKIAEMGNSDSDRVMLHFEVRRQGKPVDPLKYLPPQ
- a CDS encoding protein-L-isoaspartate(D-aspartate) O-methyltransferase, coding for MTGERAKRFPLGLEDLVREPRRPEGRPGEMRAAALAASAALNARQQSAKPTQGGAAARAQARTSAAAQTTSTPATRPQVIPQAKTQSATLGSPTGSTGGMPPKPQAAPVAKTTANSLSSALVGQPVKQAPKSSVKPGKTSTRASAHSARPTPPLQPQPQQSAKPASNAALAGAMSGAFGGASSSAMNNALALTSERVRERMVERLRANGVSDQRVLNAMAAVPRHMFVDPGLAAQAYEDAALPIGHHQTISKPSVVARMIELAAAGRAPNTVLEIGTGCGYQAAVLSQVAREVYSIERIKPLSERAKTNLRPLRIPNIRLHYGDGRLGLPSAAPFDAIVIAAAGLDVPQALLEQLAIGGRLVAPVGSQEGQSQVLTLVERLGPAQWRESRLDRVFFVPLKSGVI
- the surE gene encoding 5'/3'-nucleotidase SurE, with product MRILLSNDDGYLAPGLAALYEALKPIADVTVMAPEQNCSAASNSLTLWRPLSVLRSANGFYYVNGTPTDSVHIALTGMLDHTPDLVVSGINNGQNMGDDTLYSGTVAAATEGIMFGVPAIAFSLVDKDWVHLEDAARVAAEIVAHYLERPLPGHPLLNVNIPNLPYDQLRGWEITRLGKRHPSQPVIRQTNPRGEPIYWIGASGQARDASEGTDFHAVANGAVSITPLQLDLTYTQMLPAARDWLRAGSGSS